The following proteins come from a genomic window of Yinghuangia sp. ASG 101:
- a CDS encoding sialidase family protein, which yields MIRRSKVLLSVAAVALTCAVAQPATAESDGSSGKPTVRQVSGISPLPAGCGFAEGDGYVLNPNTEVLPALATDPNRPWHLVTVYQQDRWNRYGSNGAVTAVSDDYGRTWRQSTDLPAFSRCNGGTAANGGDYDVTTDNWVTVTPSGTAVSASLSMSRAGDVTAILVSRSGDGGVTWDAPVTLGRDDDPRFFNDRPTVTADPYRPGVVYAVWDRVDVNDQGWVQPVYLAKSTDDGRTWTTAKAYDLPNNSGVIGTQLVPLADGTLLIAMHHETDTEASTQVIRSTDGGRTWSAPTLNAPAPMAVGPRIPDPDNSGDPIRNASLPLLSAQPGTNVVNAVWQSEAADGTYHVAYARSTDSGRTWSAPVDIDKTPVGSAAVPVVATAPNGTVAVTYYDFRNNTADPATLPTDVWAVTCASACTRPGSWREQHLDGPFDARMVPLTSVGRLVGDYTGLVSTGRTFTATYGVATGDPANPVDVHSAIFSG from the coding sequence GTGATCCGACGTTCCAAGGTCTTACTGTCCGTCGCGGCCGTCGCCCTGACCTGCGCCGTCGCCCAGCCCGCGACCGCGGAAAGCGACGGTTCGTCCGGGAAGCCGACCGTGCGGCAGGTCTCGGGCATCAGCCCGCTGCCCGCCGGCTGCGGGTTCGCCGAGGGCGACGGCTACGTCCTGAACCCGAACACGGAGGTGCTGCCCGCCCTCGCGACGGACCCGAACCGGCCCTGGCACCTCGTCACCGTCTACCAGCAGGACCGCTGGAACCGGTACGGGAGCAACGGCGCGGTCACCGCGGTCTCGGACGACTACGGCAGGACGTGGCGGCAGTCGACCGACCTTCCGGCGTTCTCGCGCTGCAACGGCGGTACGGCCGCCAACGGCGGCGACTACGACGTCACGACCGACAACTGGGTCACGGTCACCCCCTCGGGTACGGCGGTCTCCGCGTCGCTGTCGATGTCCCGTGCGGGCGACGTGACCGCGATCCTGGTGTCCCGCTCCGGCGACGGCGGCGTGACCTGGGACGCGCCGGTCACGCTGGGCCGCGACGACGACCCGCGGTTCTTCAACGACCGCCCGACGGTGACCGCCGACCCGTACCGCCCCGGCGTCGTGTACGCCGTGTGGGACCGCGTCGACGTCAACGACCAGGGCTGGGTGCAGCCGGTCTACCTCGCGAAGTCGACGGACGACGGACGCACGTGGACCACCGCCAAGGCGTACGACCTCCCGAACAACAGCGGCGTCATCGGCACCCAACTCGTCCCGCTCGCGGACGGCACCCTGCTGATCGCGATGCACCACGAAACGGACACGGAAGCCTCCACCCAGGTCATCCGGTCGACCGACGGCGGTCGGACCTGGTCGGCGCCGACGCTGAACGCCCCGGCGCCGATGGCGGTGGGCCCGCGCATCCCCGACCCCGACAACTCGGGTGACCCGATCCGCAACGCCTCGCTGCCGCTGCTGTCCGCCCAACCGGGCACCAACGTCGTCAACGCGGTCTGGCAGAGCGAGGCCGCCGACGGCACCTACCACGTCGCCTACGCGCGGTCGACGGACAGCGGTCGGACATGGTCCGCTCCGGTCGACATCGACAAGACACCGGTCGGTTCGGCCGCCGTCCCGGTCGTCGCCACGGCCCCGAACGGCACGGTCGCGGTCACCTACTACGACTTCCGCAACAACACCGCCGACCCGGCCACCCTGCCGACCGACGTGTGGGCGGTCACCTGCGCGTCCGCCTGCACCCGGCCCGGCTCGTGGCGCGAGCAGCACCTCGACGGCCCGTTCGACGCCCGCATGGTCCCCCTGACCAGCGTGGGCCGCCTCGTCGGCGACTACACCGGCCTGGTCTCCACCGGCCGGACCTTCACGGCCACGTACGGCGTCGCCACGGGCGACCCCGCCAACCCGGTCGATGTCCACAGCGCGATCTTCTCCGGCTGA
- a CDS encoding vWA domain-containing protein encodes MPYTAEISRANPGCLIFLIDQSSSMDDPIGRAPGGGRADADTPPRKADVVADSLNRLLFELSVRCAKEEGVRDYFHIAVVGYGSGVRPALSGPLAGRDLVPLSEIVAHPARFEARVKKTSDGAGGLVARTIEFPVWVEPVAAGGTPMCQALGTAAALVRGWVDTHPDGFPPIVLNLTDGESTDGNPAEPATRLRYHVTGDGEALLFNLHISSNRADPIEFPGPNDPLPDQYARLLSAMSSELPPGMRAYATEQGHDVTDSARGFVFNADLSAVVQFLDLGTRATDLR; translated from the coding sequence ATGCCGTACACCGCCGAGATCAGCCGCGCGAATCCCGGGTGCCTGATCTTCCTGATCGACCAGTCGAGTTCCATGGACGACCCGATCGGCCGCGCCCCCGGCGGCGGCCGTGCCGACGCCGACACGCCGCCGCGCAAGGCCGACGTCGTCGCCGACTCGCTGAACCGGCTGCTCTTCGAACTGTCGGTGCGCTGCGCGAAGGAGGAAGGCGTCCGCGACTACTTCCACATCGCCGTCGTCGGCTACGGGTCGGGGGTGCGGCCCGCGCTGTCGGGCCCCCTCGCGGGGCGCGACCTCGTACCGCTCAGTGAGATCGTCGCGCACCCCGCACGCTTCGAGGCCCGCGTGAAGAAGACGTCCGACGGCGCCGGCGGGCTCGTCGCACGCACGATCGAATTCCCCGTATGGGTCGAGCCGGTCGCCGCCGGCGGCACACCCATGTGCCAGGCCCTCGGCACCGCCGCCGCACTCGTGCGCGGCTGGGTCGACACCCACCCCGACGGATTCCCGCCGATCGTGCTCAACCTCACCGACGGCGAGTCCACCGACGGCAACCCCGCCGAACCGGCCACCCGGCTGCGCTACCACGTCACCGGCGACGGCGAGGCGCTGCTGTTCAACCTGCACATCTCCAGCAACCGCGCCGACCCGATCGAGTTCCCCGGCCCGAACGACCCGCTCCCGGACCAATACGCCCGCCTGCTCTCCGCGATGTCGAGCGAACTCCCGCCCGGAATGCGCGCGTACGCCACCGAACAGGGCCACGACGTGACCGACTCGGCACGCGGCTTCGTCTTCAACGCCGACCTGTCCGCCGTCGTGCAGTTCCTCGATCTCGGCACACGCGCGACGGACCTGCGGTAG
- a CDS encoding IucA/IucC family protein produces MSLSGQVPARVERPRPGSPTIPEQPDSDTPPIDTARAADHAAVEALLRCLVREHGIAVRDSPSVRVSLAGPSVDVSLLYRSPTGWHRFGPVTGPDGRPLDAPALARLLCADQHPDVAAEFAAHVADSVARTAGHLTARRDAAAAYIAAGGVPAHDDDPPDVEPAGPSPFLEAEQALVLGHPFHPTPHSRQGVADEEAKRFSPELRGRFPLHWFAADPDVVQLDEDLLGPLPAIFAALAGPTLERPPGTVVFPAHPWQARAAARRPGVRALLDAGLLHDLGPAGPAWSPTSSVRTLYRADAPVMLKTSLGAEIADSRRENLRSEMRRGLAVHRVLDAGLKRVLHGAHPGFDVVRDLGWLTLRVPGSTCESGLELVVRDNPFGPRDRVQCVAGLTAERPDLPGGRSLLGRTIHHLALHTGRPPAEVADTWLRRYLDVVVAPVLWLYAEYGLGLEAHQQNTLVVLDGDGWPIGGRYRGNQGYHFSAARGTPLAHWLPAEVREDAATWSTDAVVDERLGYCIGVNNMLGVVGTLGAQQLADEKKMLGRVRAFLARLRSEYRRFGQGSAAHAGELVTTLLDAPALRCKANLRTRVEGLASPAQSPTNRTVYVDIANPIAAA; encoded by the coding sequence ATGTCGCTGTCCGGTCAGGTCCCGGCGCGCGTCGAGCGCCCGCGTCCCGGCTCGCCGACGATCCCAGAGCAACCCGACTCCGACACACCCCCGATCGACACCGCACGGGCGGCCGACCACGCGGCCGTCGAGGCGCTGCTGCGCTGCCTGGTGCGCGAGCACGGCATCGCGGTACGCGACAGCCCGTCCGTGCGCGTGTCCCTCGCCGGCCCGTCCGTGGACGTGTCGCTGCTCTACCGGTCGCCGACCGGGTGGCACCGCTTCGGCCCCGTGACCGGCCCCGACGGCCGCCCGCTCGACGCCCCCGCCCTGGCCCGGCTGCTGTGCGCCGACCAACACCCGGATGTGGCAGCCGAGTTCGCCGCGCACGTCGCCGACTCCGTGGCGCGCACCGCCGGGCACCTCACGGCCCGCCGCGACGCCGCCGCGGCCTACATCGCGGCCGGCGGCGTCCCGGCCCACGACGACGACCCGCCCGACGTCGAACCGGCCGGCCCGTCGCCCTTCCTGGAGGCCGAGCAGGCCCTCGTGCTCGGACACCCGTTCCACCCCACCCCGCACAGCCGGCAAGGCGTCGCCGACGAGGAGGCAAAACGGTTCTCCCCGGAGCTGCGCGGGCGCTTCCCCCTCCACTGGTTCGCCGCCGACCCCGACGTCGTGCAACTCGACGAAGACCTCCTCGGCCCCCTCCCCGCCATCTTCGCCGCCCTCGCCGGGCCCACCCTCGAACGCCCGCCCGGCACCGTCGTCTTCCCCGCCCACCCGTGGCAGGCCCGTGCCGCCGCACGGCGCCCCGGCGTCCGCGCGCTGCTCGACGCGGGCCTGCTGCACGACCTCGGCCCCGCCGGGCCCGCGTGGTCGCCGACATCGTCCGTCCGCACGCTCTACCGCGCCGACGCGCCCGTCATGCTCAAGACCTCGCTCGGCGCCGAGATCGCCGACTCGCGCCGGGAGAACCTGCGGTCCGAGATGCGCCGCGGCCTGGCCGTGCACCGCGTCCTGGACGCCGGGCTCAAACGCGTCCTGCACGGCGCCCATCCCGGCTTCGACGTCGTCCGCGACCTCGGCTGGCTCACCCTGCGCGTGCCCGGCAGCACGTGCGAGAGCGGCCTCGAACTCGTCGTCCGCGACAACCCGTTCGGACCACGCGACCGCGTCCAGTGCGTCGCCGGCCTGACCGCGGAACGACCGGACCTGCCCGGCGGCCGGTCGCTCCTCGGCCGCACGATCCACCACCTCGCGCTGCACACCGGCCGCCCGCCGGCCGAGGTCGCCGACACGTGGCTGCGCCGCTACCTCGACGTGGTCGTGGCGCCCGTGCTGTGGCTGTACGCCGAGTACGGCCTCGGCCTGGAGGCCCACCAGCAGAACACCCTCGTCGTCCTCGACGGCGACGGCTGGCCCATCGGCGGTCGCTACCGCGGCAACCAGGGCTACCACTTCTCCGCCGCACGCGGCACCCCCCTCGCCCACTGGCTGCCCGCCGAGGTCCGCGAGGACGCCGCGACGTGGTCCACCGACGCGGTCGTCGACGAACGCCTCGGCTACTGCATCGGCGTCAACAACATGCTGGGTGTCGTCGGCACACTGGGCGCCCAGCAACTCGCCGACGAGAAGAAGATGCTGGGGCGGGTGCGCGCGTTCCTGGCCCGCCTGCGCTCGGAATACCGGCGGTTCGGGCAGGGCTCCGCCGCGCACGCCGGCGAACTGGTCACCACCCTGCTCGACGCACCCGCGCTGCGCTGCAAGGCCAACCTGCGCACCCGCGTCGAAGGCCTCGCGTCGCCCGCGCAGTCACCGACGAACCGCACGGTGTACGTGGACATCGCCAACCCGATCGCGGCGGCGTGA